In a single window of the Coffea eugenioides isolate CCC68of chromosome 3, Ceug_1.0, whole genome shotgun sequence genome:
- the LOC113765998 gene encoding probable leucine-rich repeat receptor-like protein kinase At1g35710, producing MGSFEIISIFLIVLLFPSFHPKGGASASAEEAAALLKWKARFQNQNNGLLTSWNLQSMNASNSSNLPCTWAGISCINGSVNRLNLSAWGIKGSLYDFPLLSLPNLEYLDLSLNQFFGSIPRQIGNLSKLIYLDFSVNELSQEIPPEICNLRNLIYLALVRNQLSGPIPPEIGTMYNIVDIYLEFNNLTGSIPASFGNLNRLVNLYLFHNHLSGPIPRAIGNLISLQFLDLSQNYLTGSIPESLGNLTNLIHLYLFDNRLSGSIPKNLGDLKFLTLMELGENQLNGSIPVSIGNLSNLERLYLLKNQFSGTIPQELGNLKKLLVLELDQNQLSGPLPELLCQNGTLQNITVSENMLTGPIPGSLKNCSSLIRTRFNGNHFHGNLPQQQRILWGTLQQLGKMQNLENPDGCK from the exons ATGGGTTCTTTCGAAATAATCTCCATTTTCCTTATTGTCCTACTTTTCCCATCATTTCACCCCAAAGGTGGAGCTTCAGCTTCTGCTGAAGAGGCTGCTGCACTTCTGAAATGGAAAGCCAGATTTCAGAACCAGAACAATGGCTTGCTAACCTCATGGAACCTTCAATCCATGAATGCTAGCAACTCTTCCAACCTTCCATGCACTTGGGCTGGTATTTCTTGCATTAATGGAAGTGTTAACAGGTTGAATCTCTCAGCATGGGGTATTAAAGGTAGCCTTTATGACTTCCCTCTTTTGTCCCTCCCAAATCTTGAATATCTTGATCTCAGCCTGAACCAGTTCTTTGGCAGCATACCTCGTCAAATAGGTAACCTGTCGAAGCTCATTTATCTTGATTTCTCAGTTAATGAGCTGTCACAAGAAATCCCACCTGAAATTTGCAACCTAagaaacttgatttatttagCTCTTGTGCGTAATCAACTTTCAGGTCCAATTCCTCCAGAAATAGGAACTATGTATAATATTGTTGACATTTATTTGGAGTTTAACAATTTAACAGGTTCAATTCCAGCCTCTTTTGGCAACCTCAATAGGCTAGTTAACTTATACCTTTTCCATAATCACCTATCTGGTCCTATTCCTCGTGCcattggaaacttgatttcacTTCAGTTTCTTGACTTGTCTCAAAATTATCTTACCGGTTCAATCCCCGAGTCACTAGGCAATTTAACCAATTTGATTCATTTGTATCTCTTTGATAACCGACTTTCTGGTTCAATTCCAAAGAATTTAGGTGATCTAAAATTCCTGACGCTTATGGAATTAGGTGAGAACCAACTTAATGGTTCCATTCCTGTTTCAATTGGTAACTTGAGTAACTTGGAAAGATTATATCTTCTAAAAAACCAATTTTCTGGTACCATCCCACAAGAGCTTGGAAACCTGAAAAAGTTGTTAGTTTTGGAATTGGATCAAAATCAGTTATCTGGTCCATTGCCAGAACTACTATGTCAAAATGGAACCCTCCAAAACATTACTGTGTCTGAGAACATGCTTACAGGTCCAATCCCCGGAAGCTTGAAAAATTGCTCAAGCTTGATTAGGACCCGTTTCAATGGGAACCATTTCCACGGTAACTT ACCTCAGCAACAACGAATTCTATGGGGAACTCTCCAGCAGCTGGGGAAAATGCAAAATCTTGAGAACCCTGATGGTTGCAAATAG
- the LOC113767019 gene encoding MDIS1-interacting receptor like kinase 2-like, whose protein sequence is MLELDLHDNQLTGSIPQELGALTGLLYLDLSTNSLNGSFPEHLGDLRHLFLMNLSNNVLSQKIPFQIGKLTQLSELDLSRNFFTGEIPSEFQSLQSLGTLDLSHNNLSGLIPKALTKLPGSLHINISFNNLEGPIPSGRAFVNLTIEEVQGNTGLCGNISGLPACESSPLIKKHVKNKGKKLLVTILCPLLGSFILLCAFFGGLRLHEQWRKSSGMEDKDMKKGDLFSICTFDGKALYKEILMATEEFSDILCIGKGSYGSVYRAQLSSGDVVAVKRLHNMPEMASHRNFLNEIRALTEIKHRNIVKLFGFCSNAQHSFLVCEYLERGSLAKIFSIEEEAKELDWRKRLKIIKGIAQALSYMHHDCSPAIVHRDISSNNILLDPEYESHISDFGTSKFLKNDSSNWSSLAGTYGYVAPEYAYTMKVTEKCDVYSFGVLTMEVMKGKHPGDLIAYLMSSSPEEIELKDLLDQRLLYPNEEIENILASVLKLARACLHVDPQSRPTMLFISRLLSTGASSV, encoded by the exons ATGCTTGAACTAGATTTACATGACAACCAACTCACTGGCAGTATACCTCAGGAATTGGGAGCACTGACAGGACTTCTTTATCTAGACCTGTCCACAAACTCCTTAAATGGATCTTTTCCAGAACATTTGGGAGATTTGAGGCACTTGTTTCTCATGAACTTGAGCAACAACGTATTAAGCCAAAAGATTCCATTCCAGATTGGGAAGTTGACCCAACTTTCTGAATTGGATTTGAGTCGAAATTTCTTCACAGGAGAGATACCATCTGAGTTCCAAAGTTTGCAGAGCCTAGGAACATTGGATCTCTCACACAATAACCTCTCTGGTTTAATCCCAAAGGCTTTAACCAAATTGCCGGGTTCATTGCACATCAATATTTCATTCAATAATTTAGAGGGTCCAATTCCGAGTGGTAGAGCCTTTGTGAATTTAACCATAGAggaagtacaaggaaatacaggTTTGTGCGGGAATATTTCAGGGTTACCGGCTTGTGAAAGTTCTCCGTTGATTAAAAAGCATGTCAAGAATAAGGGGAAGAAACTTCTTGTCACAATATTATGTCCTCTTCTGGGATCATTTATACTTCTATGTGCATTCTTTGGGGGACTCAGATTGCATGAGCAATGGAGAAAAAGTTCAGGAATGGAAGATAAGGATATGAAGAAAGGCGATTTATTTTCCATATGTACTTTTGATGGCAAAGCATTGTATAAAGAAATACTAATGGCTACAGAAGAGTTCAGTGACATACTCTGCATTGGTAAAGGAAGTTATGGAAGTGTTTACAGAGCACAGCTTTCATCAGGCGATGTAGTAGCTGTAAAGAGACTTCACAACATGCCTGAGATGGCAAGTCATAgaaatttcttgaatgagaTACGGGCCTTGACAGAAATCAAGCATCGAAACATTGTGAAACTCTTTGGCTTCTGCTCAAATGCTCAGCATTCATTTTTGGTATGTGAGTACCTTGAAAGAGGGAGCTTGGCCAAAATCTTTAGCATAGAAGAAGAAGCTAAGGAACTAGACTGGCGAAAGAGATTAAAAATCATCAAAGGCATTGCTCAAGCTTTATCTTACATGCATCATGATTGTTCACCAGCAATTGTACATCGGGACATATCAAGCAACAACATTTTGCTTGATCCAGAATATGAGTCTCACATTTCAGATTTTGGCACTTCTAAGTTTCTGAAAAATGATTCATCTAATTGGAGTTCTCTTGCAGGCACATATGGATATGTTGCACCAG AATATGCCTACACAATGAAAGTAACTGAAAAGTGTGACGTTTATAGCTTTGGGGTCCTGACAATGGAAGTGATGAAAGGAAAGCATCCCGGTGACTTGATTGCTTATCTAATGTCTTCAAGCCCTGAAGAGATAGAACTGAAAGACTTGCTCGATCAAAGGCTTCTGTATcccaatgaagaaattgaaaacaTTCTGGCATCCGTTCTTAAACTAGCAAGAGCATGTCTACACGTTGATCCACAATCTAGGCCAACGATGCTCTTTATTTCCAGGCTGTTATCAACTGGTGCATCGTCTGTGTAA